One Vigna unguiculata cultivar IT97K-499-35 chromosome 7, ASM411807v1, whole genome shotgun sequence genomic region harbors:
- the LOC114189593 gene encoding uncharacterized protein LOC114189593 isoform X1, protein MDTEGLSVICAGLGTVEEDNEGNRVGFTKGEYCLDNLKDLLRFLRRDDPQTRDVFKQVCKWNIVSKYLIPTIELYHEDRNLLLNSVKVLVFLTMPVEPSSTDIPQQLEYLWGLKSAVTNSDVAAVIVSFLERPLENLERDTFSEDDWKLVQLVLTLFRNILAVQEIPLHQKSGGLACQFLSLRDRFLELLFRENVMDIILVITQYVGGSNAYLRQDNLLLLEIFHYIFMGQDPELIIRAHSKGSKADEDPQASLNSLHQLILEEEKKRKNSTKINNLSRHSQFSGTFSRLTMDGSKAVVKGNPNSSHNVLLKAHNVTRGPTKRIAWDHPRLPSTKDKILELLHGFVNQFLSGGYNVLMQSIREDIAKEHPSIQRSDVVVFFQVAEFVTAFQFYKCSASKEGGDTFETFGDKDAVTSDFSGQICGPIAASLNEAMFQMVISQWRHAYDGLKETNDHQFLSAAGSLLKNMIRMLDLILKLLPEDSKEPQTARILLYKLTYDQTEEGMTQFLLNLMKNFDTHKQPKSDLSDLLEIIHKVVKLMDSLQSRGTLRVSRKSRKVKKKKIPAGTESGDKLTGDNSCIQNETGISTVNQSAENKLLQECLPNSNPTPNPTGEDVTVGDNEHEKHVEEDENSRVELGPMEATYPEHVSEDMLDGTNDYSEDEQLNAINEVDFKVSTLVSAFANHSIIQKLCWLLKFYKSNSLATNHYIISMLRRISDDLELQPMFYQLSLLTTFYDILVEQKSCPCEDYADIVDFLNCLVRKMLKKMKKQPLLFVEVLFWKSRRECHYMNAEYLLSELGHLKKESTKWNNTPQDEDVGLSPAKAWTRRSIADALGEDEADVLITHDSGYQNGEEQLMEDDSQIVPRRRKKLILDGDLEGQIKNLYEKFKDDRHCSRRIAEVLDPDGKISPAQISNTLKRLGLAVARRRTIGDNNAEGPLSTSPNQLDADTTMGDTNHKSVNLEGSQFVQHLQKKKRLRAFNEDQEALIKVLYEQFKDHRRCSYMIANALDEDGKFTPAQVSRKLKQLGLSLPQKKSSKGKMHLKGVDVMDSSNDRMDESEDETLISLVKRKKVDNDNISREQSHGQTSEDRLSTDDSDDEMLSSVIKKKINSKVSAEKLLAPISEDTSSREDSDDEILDSVLKRTGRSFLKSKQDELENMQVQQRIMGDDHLNGGISEVIEMENVVDSSKVEYQQMDDLADSEDEVDGSAFQDNARSRRKLRMVIDPEDDD, encoded by the exons ATGGACACTGAAGGCTTATCAGTAATCTGCGCCGGTCTCGGAACCGTCGAAGAGGACAATGAAGGCAACCGAGTTGGCTTTACCAAAGGCGAATACTGTCTTG ATAACCTGAAAGATTTGCTGCGGTTTCTGAGGCGAGACGATCCCCAAACGCGCGATGTCTTCAAGCAAGTTTGCAAATGGAACAtagtttctaagtatttgattCCCACCATCGAGCTTTATCACGAAGATCGCAACTTGCTTTTGAATTCAG TAAAGGTACTGGTGTTTCTTACGATGCCGGTTGAGCCTTCTTCCACGGATATACCTCAACAGTTGGAGTATCTATGGGGTTTGAAGTCTGCTGTGACGAACAGTGATGTCGCTGCAGTGATAGTTTCCTTTCTAGAGAGGCCGCTTGAGAATCTGGAACG GGACACATTTAGCGAGGATGATTGGAAACTAGTCCAGCTTGTGCTTACATTATTTAGAAATATTCTGGCTGTTCAAGAAATTCCGTTGCACCAGAAGTCAGGAGGACTAGCGTGTCAGTTTCTATCTCTGAGAGACCGGTTTCTGGAGCTTTTGTTTCGCGAGAATGTAATGGATATAATCTTGGTTATTACTCAATATGTTGGTGGTTCTAATGCTTATCTCCGTCAAGATAACTTGCTTCTACTAGAAATTTTCCATTACATTTTCATGGGTCAGGACCCGGAGTTAATTATCAGGGCACATTCGAAGGGATCAAAG GCAGATGAAGATCCCCAGGCTTCTCTCAATAGTCTCCACCAGTTAATCTTGGAAgaggaaaagaagagaaaaaatagtACTAAGATCAACAATCTTAGTAGACATTCGCAATTTAGTGGAACATTTTCTCGGCTTACAATG GATGGTTCCAAGGCAGTAGTTAAAGGAAATCCTAATTCTTCTCATAATGTGCTGCTTAAAGCACACAATGTCACTAGGGGTCCCACCAAAAGAATTGCGTGGGATCATCCAAGGTTGCCTTCAACAAAGGATAAGATATTGGAGCTGCTTCACGGATTTGTGAATCAGTTTCTTTCTGGGGGATACAATG TTTTGATGCAATCCATCCGTGAAGATATCGCAAAGGAACATCCCTCAATTCAAAGAAGTGATGTTGTTGTTTTCTTTCAAGTGGCTGAATTTGTCACTGCGTTTCAGTTTTACAAATGTTCAGCTTCTAAG GAGGGAGGAGACACATTTGAGACTTTTGGTGATAAAGATGCAGTTACCTCAGATTTCAGTGGTCAAATTTGTGGTCCAATTGCAGCATCCCTGAATGAGGCAATGTTTCAAATGGTCATTTCACAGTGGCGGCATGCCTATGATGGTCTAAAGGAAACAAATGACCACCAGTTTCTATCTGCAGCTGGTTCTCTTTTGAAAAACATG attcGCATGCTGGATTTGATACTTAAATTGTTGCCTGAAGACTCAAAGGAGCCACAAACAGCTCGCATCCTTCTGTACAAGTTAACTTATGATCAGACCGAGGAAGGGATGACACAATTCCTATTGAATTTGATGAAAAACTTTGACACCCACAAGCAACCAAAAAG TGATCTTTCAGATTTGCTAGAAATCATTCATAAGGTTGTAAAGCTGATGGATAGTCTTCAGTCTCGAGGAACATTGAGG GTGTCGAGAAAATCAAggaaagtgaaaaagaaaaaaattccaGCAGGAACGGAATCAGGAGACAAACTGACTGGAGATAATTCTTGCATTCAAAATGAAACGGGCATCTCAACTGTCAATCAATCAGCAGAAAATAAACTACTGCAGGAATGTCTACCAAATTCAAATCCCACTCCAAATCCCACCGGGGAGGATGTTACCGTTGGTGAtaatgaacatgaaaaacatgTTGAGGAAGATGAGAACTCCCGAGTTGAGTTGGGACCAATGGAAGCCACGTATCCTGAACATGTTAGTGAGGACATGTTGGATGGTACTAATGATTATTCTGAAGATGAGCAACTAAATGCAATTAATGAAGTTGATTTCAAGGTTTCAACGCTTGTCTCTGCCTTTGCAAATCACAGTATCATTCAGAAATTGTGCTGGTTGCTCAAGTTTTATAAGAGCAATTCCCTTGCTACAAATCATTACATAATAAGCATGTTGCGGAGAATAAGTGATGATCTTGAACTCCAACCTATGTTTTACCAG TTGTCGCTGCTCACAACATTTTATGACATCCTGGTTGAACAAAAGTCGTGTCCCTGCGAGGATTATGCAGATATAGTTGATTTCCTGAATTGTTTGGTCAGAAAGATgctaaagaaaatgaaaaaacaaccCCTCTTGTTTGTAGAAGTCCTTTTCTGGAAGTCTCGAAGGGAATGTCATTACATGAATGCGGAATATTTGTTGAGCGAGCTTGGTCATTTGAAGAAAGAAAGTACAAAGTGGAATAATACTCCACAAGATGAAGACGTTGGTCTATCCCCAGCGAAGGCGTGGACTCGTAGAAGCATAGCTGATGCACTTGGTGAGGATGAGGCTGATGTTTTGATTACTCATGACTCAGGATATCAAAA TGGTGAGGAGCAATTGATGGAAGACGATTCTCAAATAGTTCCACGGAGAAGGAAAAAACTTATTCTTGATGGTGATTTGGAAGGACAAATTAAGAATCTCTATGAAAA ATTCAAAGATGACAGACATTGCAGTCGCCGAATAGCTGAAGTGTTAGATCCAGATGGTAAAATTTCACCTGCTCAAATTTCCAATACGTTAAAAAGATTAGGTCTAGCAGTTGCACGTAGGAGAACGATTGGTGATAACAATGCTGAAGGACCTTTGTCTACTAGCCCCAATCAATTAGATGCTGACACAACAATGGGAGATACCAATCATAAATCAGTGAATCTGGAAGGAAGCCAGTTTGTTCAACACCT GCAAAAAAAGAAGAGACTCCGTGCTTTCAATGAAGATCAGGAAGCTCTGATAAAAGTTCTATATGAGCA ATTCAAGGACCATAGAAGATGTAGTTACATGATAGCCAATGCACTTGATGAGGATGGTAAATTCACTCCTGCCCAAGTCTCTCGAAAACTTAAGCAGCTTGGTTTATCACTACCTCAGAAGAAGAGTTCTAAAGGCAAAATGCATCTAAAAGGTGTAGATGTCATGGATAGTTCAAATGATAGGATGGATGAATCTGAAGATGAGACATTGATATCATTGGTAAAAAG GAAGAAAGTCGACAATGACAATATATCAAGGGAACAATCACATGGGCAAACCAGTGAGGATAGATTGTCAACAGATGATTCGGATGACGAAATGCTCAGCTCTGTTATCAA gaagaaaataaatagcAAGGTATCAGCTGAGAAATTACTTGCACCTATCAGTGAGGATACATCATCAAGAGAGGATTCTGATGATGAAATACTCGACTCTGTTCTCAA AAGAACTGGAAGATCCTTTCTTAAATCAAAGCAAGACGAGCTTGAAAATATGCAAGTTCAGCAGAGAATAATGGGCGATGATCACCTTAATGGAGGCATATCAGAGGTTATCGAAAT GGAAAATGTTGTTGATTCCTCCAAAGTAGAATATCAGCAAATGGACGACTTAGCAGATTCAGAGGATGAAGTGGATGGCAGTGCATTTCAGGACAATGCCAGATCCAGAAGGAAGCTTAGAATGGTGATTGATCCGGAGGACGATGACTGA
- the LOC114189593 gene encoding uncharacterized protein LOC114189593 isoform X3, whose amino-acid sequence MDTEGLSVICAGLGTVEEDNEGNRVGFTKGEYCLDNLKDLLRFLRRDDPQTRDVFKQVCKWNIVSKYLIPTIELYHEDRNLLLNSVKVLVFLTMPVEPSSTDIPQQLEYLWGLKSAVTNSDVAAVIVSFLERPLENLERDTFSEDDWKLVQLVLTLFRNILAVQEIPLHQKSGGLACQFLSLRDRFLELLFRENVMDIILVITQYVGGSNAYLRQDNLLLLEIFHYIFMGQDPELIIRAHSKGSKADEDPQASLNSLHQLILEEEKKRKNSTKINNLSRHSQFSGTFSRLTMDGSKAVVKGNPNSSHNVLLKAHNVTRGPTKRIAWDHPRLPSTKDKILELLHGFVNQFLSGGYNVLMQSIREDIAKEHPSIQRSDVVVFFQVAEFVTAFQFYKCSASKEGGDTFETFGDKDAVTSDFSGQICGPIAASLNEAMFQMVISQWRHAYDGLKETNDHQFLSAAGSLLKNMIRMLDLILKLLPEDSKEPQTARILLYKLTYDQTEEGMTQFLLNLMKNFDTHKQPKSDLSDLLEIIHKVVKLMDSLQSRGTLRVSRKSRKVKKKKIPAGTESGDKLTGDNSCIQNETGISTVNQSAENKLLQECLPNSNPTPNPTGEDVTVGDNEHEKHVEEDENSRVELGPMEATYPEHVSEDMLDGTNDYSEDEQLNAINEVDFKVSTLVSAFANHSIIQKLCWLLKFYKSNSLATNHYIISMLRRISDDLELQPMFYQLSLLTTFYDILVEQKSCPCEDYADIVDFLNCLVRKMLKKMKKQPLLFVEVLFWKSRRECHYMNAEYLLSELGHLKKESTKWNNTPQDEDVGLSPAKAWTRRSIADALGEDEADVLITHDSGYQNGEEQLMEDDSQIVPRRRKKLILDGDLEGQIKNLYEKFKDDRHCSRRIAEVLDPDGKISPAQISNTLKRLGLAVARRRTIGDNNAEGPLSTSPNQLDADTTMGDTNHKSVNLEGSQFVQHLQKKKRLRAFNEDQEALIKVLYEQFKDHRRCSYMIANALDEDGKFTPAQVSRKLKQLGLSLPQKKSSKGKMHLKGVDVMDSSNDRMDESEDETLISLVKRKKVDNDNISREQSHGQTSEDRLSTDDSDDEMLSSVIKKKINSKVSAEKLLAPISEDTSSREDSDDEILDSVLKTGRSFLKSKQDELENMQVQQRIMGDDHLNGGISEVIEMENVVDSSKVEYQQMDDLADSEDEVDGSAFQDNARSRRKLRMVIDPEDDD is encoded by the exons ATGGACACTGAAGGCTTATCAGTAATCTGCGCCGGTCTCGGAACCGTCGAAGAGGACAATGAAGGCAACCGAGTTGGCTTTACCAAAGGCGAATACTGTCTTG ATAACCTGAAAGATTTGCTGCGGTTTCTGAGGCGAGACGATCCCCAAACGCGCGATGTCTTCAAGCAAGTTTGCAAATGGAACAtagtttctaagtatttgattCCCACCATCGAGCTTTATCACGAAGATCGCAACTTGCTTTTGAATTCAG TAAAGGTACTGGTGTTTCTTACGATGCCGGTTGAGCCTTCTTCCACGGATATACCTCAACAGTTGGAGTATCTATGGGGTTTGAAGTCTGCTGTGACGAACAGTGATGTCGCTGCAGTGATAGTTTCCTTTCTAGAGAGGCCGCTTGAGAATCTGGAACG GGACACATTTAGCGAGGATGATTGGAAACTAGTCCAGCTTGTGCTTACATTATTTAGAAATATTCTGGCTGTTCAAGAAATTCCGTTGCACCAGAAGTCAGGAGGACTAGCGTGTCAGTTTCTATCTCTGAGAGACCGGTTTCTGGAGCTTTTGTTTCGCGAGAATGTAATGGATATAATCTTGGTTATTACTCAATATGTTGGTGGTTCTAATGCTTATCTCCGTCAAGATAACTTGCTTCTACTAGAAATTTTCCATTACATTTTCATGGGTCAGGACCCGGAGTTAATTATCAGGGCACATTCGAAGGGATCAAAG GCAGATGAAGATCCCCAGGCTTCTCTCAATAGTCTCCACCAGTTAATCTTGGAAgaggaaaagaagagaaaaaatagtACTAAGATCAACAATCTTAGTAGACATTCGCAATTTAGTGGAACATTTTCTCGGCTTACAATG GATGGTTCCAAGGCAGTAGTTAAAGGAAATCCTAATTCTTCTCATAATGTGCTGCTTAAAGCACACAATGTCACTAGGGGTCCCACCAAAAGAATTGCGTGGGATCATCCAAGGTTGCCTTCAACAAAGGATAAGATATTGGAGCTGCTTCACGGATTTGTGAATCAGTTTCTTTCTGGGGGATACAATG TTTTGATGCAATCCATCCGTGAAGATATCGCAAAGGAACATCCCTCAATTCAAAGAAGTGATGTTGTTGTTTTCTTTCAAGTGGCTGAATTTGTCACTGCGTTTCAGTTTTACAAATGTTCAGCTTCTAAG GAGGGAGGAGACACATTTGAGACTTTTGGTGATAAAGATGCAGTTACCTCAGATTTCAGTGGTCAAATTTGTGGTCCAATTGCAGCATCCCTGAATGAGGCAATGTTTCAAATGGTCATTTCACAGTGGCGGCATGCCTATGATGGTCTAAAGGAAACAAATGACCACCAGTTTCTATCTGCAGCTGGTTCTCTTTTGAAAAACATG attcGCATGCTGGATTTGATACTTAAATTGTTGCCTGAAGACTCAAAGGAGCCACAAACAGCTCGCATCCTTCTGTACAAGTTAACTTATGATCAGACCGAGGAAGGGATGACACAATTCCTATTGAATTTGATGAAAAACTTTGACACCCACAAGCAACCAAAAAG TGATCTTTCAGATTTGCTAGAAATCATTCATAAGGTTGTAAAGCTGATGGATAGTCTTCAGTCTCGAGGAACATTGAGG GTGTCGAGAAAATCAAggaaagtgaaaaagaaaaaaattccaGCAGGAACGGAATCAGGAGACAAACTGACTGGAGATAATTCTTGCATTCAAAATGAAACGGGCATCTCAACTGTCAATCAATCAGCAGAAAATAAACTACTGCAGGAATGTCTACCAAATTCAAATCCCACTCCAAATCCCACCGGGGAGGATGTTACCGTTGGTGAtaatgaacatgaaaaacatgTTGAGGAAGATGAGAACTCCCGAGTTGAGTTGGGACCAATGGAAGCCACGTATCCTGAACATGTTAGTGAGGACATGTTGGATGGTACTAATGATTATTCTGAAGATGAGCAACTAAATGCAATTAATGAAGTTGATTTCAAGGTTTCAACGCTTGTCTCTGCCTTTGCAAATCACAGTATCATTCAGAAATTGTGCTGGTTGCTCAAGTTTTATAAGAGCAATTCCCTTGCTACAAATCATTACATAATAAGCATGTTGCGGAGAATAAGTGATGATCTTGAACTCCAACCTATGTTTTACCAG TTGTCGCTGCTCACAACATTTTATGACATCCTGGTTGAACAAAAGTCGTGTCCCTGCGAGGATTATGCAGATATAGTTGATTTCCTGAATTGTTTGGTCAGAAAGATgctaaagaaaatgaaaaaacaaccCCTCTTGTTTGTAGAAGTCCTTTTCTGGAAGTCTCGAAGGGAATGTCATTACATGAATGCGGAATATTTGTTGAGCGAGCTTGGTCATTTGAAGAAAGAAAGTACAAAGTGGAATAATACTCCACAAGATGAAGACGTTGGTCTATCCCCAGCGAAGGCGTGGACTCGTAGAAGCATAGCTGATGCACTTGGTGAGGATGAGGCTGATGTTTTGATTACTCATGACTCAGGATATCAAAA TGGTGAGGAGCAATTGATGGAAGACGATTCTCAAATAGTTCCACGGAGAAGGAAAAAACTTATTCTTGATGGTGATTTGGAAGGACAAATTAAGAATCTCTATGAAAA ATTCAAAGATGACAGACATTGCAGTCGCCGAATAGCTGAAGTGTTAGATCCAGATGGTAAAATTTCACCTGCTCAAATTTCCAATACGTTAAAAAGATTAGGTCTAGCAGTTGCACGTAGGAGAACGATTGGTGATAACAATGCTGAAGGACCTTTGTCTACTAGCCCCAATCAATTAGATGCTGACACAACAATGGGAGATACCAATCATAAATCAGTGAATCTGGAAGGAAGCCAGTTTGTTCAACACCT GCAAAAAAAGAAGAGACTCCGTGCTTTCAATGAAGATCAGGAAGCTCTGATAAAAGTTCTATATGAGCA ATTCAAGGACCATAGAAGATGTAGTTACATGATAGCCAATGCACTTGATGAGGATGGTAAATTCACTCCTGCCCAAGTCTCTCGAAAACTTAAGCAGCTTGGTTTATCACTACCTCAGAAGAAGAGTTCTAAAGGCAAAATGCATCTAAAAGGTGTAGATGTCATGGATAGTTCAAATGATAGGATGGATGAATCTGAAGATGAGACATTGATATCATTGGTAAAAAG GAAGAAAGTCGACAATGACAATATATCAAGGGAACAATCACATGGGCAAACCAGTGAGGATAGATTGTCAACAGATGATTCGGATGACGAAATGCTCAGCTCTGTTATCAA gaagaaaataaatagcAAGGTATCAGCTGAGAAATTACTTGCACCTATCAGTGAGGATACATCATCAAGAGAGGATTCTGATGATGAAATACTCGACTCTGTTCTCAA AACTGGAAGATCCTTTCTTAAATCAAAGCAAGACGAGCTTGAAAATATGCAAGTTCAGCAGAGAATAATGGGCGATGATCACCTTAATGGAGGCATATCAGAGGTTATCGAAAT GGAAAATGTTGTTGATTCCTCCAAAGTAGAATATCAGCAAATGGACGACTTAGCAGATTCAGAGGATGAAGTGGATGGCAGTGCATTTCAGGACAATGCCAGATCCAGAAGGAAGCTTAGAATGGTGATTGATCCGGAGGACGATGACTGA
- the LOC114189593 gene encoding uncharacterized protein LOC114189593 isoform X5: MDTEGLSVICAGLGTVEEDNEGNRVGFTKGEYCLDNLKDLLRFLRRDDPQTRDVFKQVCKWNIVSKYLIPTIELYHEDRNLLLNSVKVLVFLTMPVEPSSTDIPQQLEYLWGLKSAVTNSDVAAVIVSFLERPLENLERDTFSEDDWKLVQLVLTLFRNILAVQEIPLHQKSGGLACQFLSLRDRFLELLFRENVMDIILVITQYVGGSNAYLRQDNLLLLEIFHYIFMGQDPELIIRAHSKGSKADEDPQASLNSLHQLILEEEKKRKNSTKINNLSRHSQFSGTFSRLTMDGSKAVVKGNPNSSHNVLLKAHNVTRGPTKRIAWDHPRLPSTKDKILELLHGFVNQFLSGGYNVLMQSIREDIAKEHPSIQRSDVVVFFQVAEFVTAFQFYKCSASKEGGDTFETFGDKDAVTSDFSGQICGPIAASLNEAMFQMVISQWRHAYDGLKETNDHQFLSAAGSLLKNMIRMLDLILKLLPEDSKEPQTARILLYKLTYDQTEEGMTQFLLNLMKNFDTHKQPKSDLSDLLEIIHKVVKLMDSLQSRGTLRVSRKSRKVKKKKIPAGTESGDKLTGDNSCIQNETGISTVNQSAENKLLQECLPNSNPTPNPTGEDVTVGDNEHEKHVEEDENSRVELGPMEATYPEHVSEDMLDGTNDYSEDEQLNAINEVDFKVSTLVSAFANHSIIQKLCWLLKFYKSNSLATNHYIISMLRRISDDLELQPMFYQLSLLTTFYDILVEQKSCPCEDYADIVDFLNCLVRKMLKKMKKQPLLFVEVLFWKSRRECHYMNAEYLLSELGHLKKESTKWNNTPQDEDVGLSPAKAWTRRSIADALGEDEADVLITHDSGYQNGEEQLMEDDSQIVPRRRKKLILDGDLEGQIKNLYEKFKDDRHCSRRIAEVLDPDGKISPAQISNTLKRLGLAVARRRTIGDNNAEGPLSTSPNQLDADTTMGDTNHKSVNLEGSQFVQHLQKKKRLRAFNEDQEALIKVLYEQ, translated from the exons ATGGACACTGAAGGCTTATCAGTAATCTGCGCCGGTCTCGGAACCGTCGAAGAGGACAATGAAGGCAACCGAGTTGGCTTTACCAAAGGCGAATACTGTCTTG ATAACCTGAAAGATTTGCTGCGGTTTCTGAGGCGAGACGATCCCCAAACGCGCGATGTCTTCAAGCAAGTTTGCAAATGGAACAtagtttctaagtatttgattCCCACCATCGAGCTTTATCACGAAGATCGCAACTTGCTTTTGAATTCAG TAAAGGTACTGGTGTTTCTTACGATGCCGGTTGAGCCTTCTTCCACGGATATACCTCAACAGTTGGAGTATCTATGGGGTTTGAAGTCTGCTGTGACGAACAGTGATGTCGCTGCAGTGATAGTTTCCTTTCTAGAGAGGCCGCTTGAGAATCTGGAACG GGACACATTTAGCGAGGATGATTGGAAACTAGTCCAGCTTGTGCTTACATTATTTAGAAATATTCTGGCTGTTCAAGAAATTCCGTTGCACCAGAAGTCAGGAGGACTAGCGTGTCAGTTTCTATCTCTGAGAGACCGGTTTCTGGAGCTTTTGTTTCGCGAGAATGTAATGGATATAATCTTGGTTATTACTCAATATGTTGGTGGTTCTAATGCTTATCTCCGTCAAGATAACTTGCTTCTACTAGAAATTTTCCATTACATTTTCATGGGTCAGGACCCGGAGTTAATTATCAGGGCACATTCGAAGGGATCAAAG GCAGATGAAGATCCCCAGGCTTCTCTCAATAGTCTCCACCAGTTAATCTTGGAAgaggaaaagaagagaaaaaatagtACTAAGATCAACAATCTTAGTAGACATTCGCAATTTAGTGGAACATTTTCTCGGCTTACAATG GATGGTTCCAAGGCAGTAGTTAAAGGAAATCCTAATTCTTCTCATAATGTGCTGCTTAAAGCACACAATGTCACTAGGGGTCCCACCAAAAGAATTGCGTGGGATCATCCAAGGTTGCCTTCAACAAAGGATAAGATATTGGAGCTGCTTCACGGATTTGTGAATCAGTTTCTTTCTGGGGGATACAATG TTTTGATGCAATCCATCCGTGAAGATATCGCAAAGGAACATCCCTCAATTCAAAGAAGTGATGTTGTTGTTTTCTTTCAAGTGGCTGAATTTGTCACTGCGTTTCAGTTTTACAAATGTTCAGCTTCTAAG GAGGGAGGAGACACATTTGAGACTTTTGGTGATAAAGATGCAGTTACCTCAGATTTCAGTGGTCAAATTTGTGGTCCAATTGCAGCATCCCTGAATGAGGCAATGTTTCAAATGGTCATTTCACAGTGGCGGCATGCCTATGATGGTCTAAAGGAAACAAATGACCACCAGTTTCTATCTGCAGCTGGTTCTCTTTTGAAAAACATG attcGCATGCTGGATTTGATACTTAAATTGTTGCCTGAAGACTCAAAGGAGCCACAAACAGCTCGCATCCTTCTGTACAAGTTAACTTATGATCAGACCGAGGAAGGGATGACACAATTCCTATTGAATTTGATGAAAAACTTTGACACCCACAAGCAACCAAAAAG TGATCTTTCAGATTTGCTAGAAATCATTCATAAGGTTGTAAAGCTGATGGATAGTCTTCAGTCTCGAGGAACATTGAGG GTGTCGAGAAAATCAAggaaagtgaaaaagaaaaaaattccaGCAGGAACGGAATCAGGAGACAAACTGACTGGAGATAATTCTTGCATTCAAAATGAAACGGGCATCTCAACTGTCAATCAATCAGCAGAAAATAAACTACTGCAGGAATGTCTACCAAATTCAAATCCCACTCCAAATCCCACCGGGGAGGATGTTACCGTTGGTGAtaatgaacatgaaaaacatgTTGAGGAAGATGAGAACTCCCGAGTTGAGTTGGGACCAATGGAAGCCACGTATCCTGAACATGTTAGTGAGGACATGTTGGATGGTACTAATGATTATTCTGAAGATGAGCAACTAAATGCAATTAATGAAGTTGATTTCAAGGTTTCAACGCTTGTCTCTGCCTTTGCAAATCACAGTATCATTCAGAAATTGTGCTGGTTGCTCAAGTTTTATAAGAGCAATTCCCTTGCTACAAATCATTACATAATAAGCATGTTGCGGAGAATAAGTGATGATCTTGAACTCCAACCTATGTTTTACCAG TTGTCGCTGCTCACAACATTTTATGACATCCTGGTTGAACAAAAGTCGTGTCCCTGCGAGGATTATGCAGATATAGTTGATTTCCTGAATTGTTTGGTCAGAAAGATgctaaagaaaatgaaaaaacaaccCCTCTTGTTTGTAGAAGTCCTTTTCTGGAAGTCTCGAAGGGAATGTCATTACATGAATGCGGAATATTTGTTGAGCGAGCTTGGTCATTTGAAGAAAGAAAGTACAAAGTGGAATAATACTCCACAAGATGAAGACGTTGGTCTATCCCCAGCGAAGGCGTGGACTCGTAGAAGCATAGCTGATGCACTTGGTGAGGATGAGGCTGATGTTTTGATTACTCATGACTCAGGATATCAAAA TGGTGAGGAGCAATTGATGGAAGACGATTCTCAAATAGTTCCACGGAGAAGGAAAAAACTTATTCTTGATGGTGATTTGGAAGGACAAATTAAGAATCTCTATGAAAA ATTCAAAGATGACAGACATTGCAGTCGCCGAATAGCTGAAGTGTTAGATCCAGATGGTAAAATTTCACCTGCTCAAATTTCCAATACGTTAAAAAGATTAGGTCTAGCAGTTGCACGTAGGAGAACGATTGGTGATAACAATGCTGAAGGACCTTTGTCTACTAGCCCCAATCAATTAGATGCTGACACAACAATGGGAGATACCAATCATAAATCAGTGAATCTGGAAGGAAGCCAGTTTGTTCAACACCT GCAAAAAAAGAAGAGACTCCGTGCTTTCAATGAAGATCAGGAAGCTCTGATAAAAGTTCTATATGAGCAGTGA